From Meiothermus sp., a single genomic window includes:
- a CDS encoding S9 family peptidase produces MSQKNRTPWLAIPSWAATAGWLLLCLAFAPHALGQEMRIETVSYKNGDLELRAFLYRPPGPGPFPAIVYNHGSEKNLAYIDRLAVPFVRQGYAFFAPNRRGHGRSPGNYILDVLNTLRGAEWSQALVRLHEEQLSDQLAGVAYLKTLPFVDPSRIGVYGWSFGGIQTLLAAEHPDSAYKAAVSCAGAAQTWPTSPDLRARLSEAAQKAAVPIFLLQAQNDHSLAAIEGLSEVLRQSGKPYQARVYPAFGTTPQQGHAFCVQGSEIWGPEVFAFFAQHLR; encoded by the coding sequence ATGTCCCAAAAGAATCGGACACCCTGGCTAGCTATCCCATCCTGGGCTGCCACCGCAGGCTGGCTGCTGCTCTGCCTGGCTTTTGCACCCCATGCGCTGGGCCAGGAGATGCGGATCGAGACGGTCAGCTACAAAAACGGCGACCTCGAGCTGCGCGCCTTCCTCTACCGTCCCCCTGGCCCAGGGCCATTCCCCGCCATCGTCTACAACCACGGCAGCGAGAAGAACCTGGCCTACATTGACCGGCTGGCGGTGCCCTTTGTGCGGCAGGGCTACGCGTTCTTTGCGCCCAACCGCCGGGGCCACGGTCGCTCGCCGGGCAACTACATCCTGGATGTGCTGAACACACTGCGCGGGGCGGAGTGGAGCCAGGCCTTGGTGCGGCTGCACGAGGAACAGCTCTCCGACCAGCTCGCCGGGGTGGCCTACCTAAAGACCCTGCCCTTTGTGGATCCAAGCCGCATCGGGGTATATGGATGGTCGTTCGGGGGCATCCAGACCCTACTGGCCGCCGAGCACCCCGACAGCGCCTACAAAGCGGCGGTAAGCTGTGCGGGGGCCGCGCAAACCTGGCCTACCTCACCCGACCTGCGGGCCCGCCTCTCGGAAGCCGCCCAAAAAGCAGCGGTGCCCATCTTCTTGTTGCAGGCCCAGAACGACCACTCTCTGGCGGCTATCGAGGGCTTATCGGAGGTGCTCCGCCAGAGCGGGAAGCCCTACCAGGCCAGGGTGTACCCCGCTTTTGGCACCACCCCCCAGCAGGGGCATGCGTTCTGTGTCCAGGGTAGCGAGATTTGGGGGCCCGAGGTATTTGCCTTTTTTGCCCAGCACCTTCGCTGA
- the ruvB gene encoding Holliday junction branch migration DNA helicase RuvB — protein MMRSVEADVTLRPKSLDEYVGQAKLKKKLRVYLEAAKNRGEALDHLLLFGPPGLGKTTLAHVVAYELGVNIRVTSGPAIEKPGDLAAILTNSLEEGDILFIDEIHRLSKTAEEHLYPALEDFKIDIVIGSGPAARTLRLDLPRFTLIGATTRPGLISGPLRSRFGIIEHLEFYTEAELAQGVERDARLLGLQIEPEAALEIGHRSRGTMRIAKRLFRRVRDFAEVAGEAVVSLERTRQALDALGMDALGLDARDRLILQTVIERFAGGPVGLETLATALSEDPETLEEVHEPFLIQLGLLKRTPRGRQATERAYAHFGYPLPEQSRLLE, from the coding sequence ATGATGAGGAGCGTGGAAGCAGACGTAACCCTGCGGCCCAAGAGCCTGGACGAGTACGTGGGGCAGGCCAAACTCAAGAAAAAGCTGCGGGTCTACCTCGAGGCCGCCAAAAACCGGGGCGAGGCCCTCGACCACCTGCTTTTGTTTGGGCCGCCCGGCCTGGGCAAAACCACCCTGGCCCACGTGGTGGCCTACGAGCTGGGGGTGAACATCCGCGTGACCAGCGGCCCGGCCATCGAAAAACCCGGCGACCTGGCCGCCATCCTGACCAACAGCCTCGAGGAGGGCGACATCCTGTTCATAGACGAAATTCACCGCCTCTCCAAGACCGCCGAGGAGCACCTATACCCGGCCTTAGAAGACTTCAAGATCGACATTGTGATCGGCAGCGGCCCTGCCGCCCGTACCCTGCGGCTGGACTTACCCCGCTTTACCCTGATTGGGGCCACCACCCGTCCAGGGCTCATCTCCGGCCCATTGCGCAGCCGTTTCGGGATTATCGAGCACCTCGAGTTCTACACCGAGGCCGAGCTGGCCCAAGGAGTCGAGCGCGACGCCCGGTTGCTGGGCTTACAGATCGAGCCCGAAGCAGCCCTGGAAATCGGGCACCGCAGCCGGGGCACCATGCGCATTGCCAAGCGGCTTTTCCGGCGGGTGCGCGATTTTGCCGAGGTAGCCGGCGAGGCGGTGGTGAGCTTGGAGCGCACGCGGCAGGCCCTGGACGCGCTGGGCATGGACGCCCTGGGCCTCGACGCCCGCGACCGCCTGATCCTGCAGACGGTAATCGAGCGTTTTGCCGGAGGGCCGGTGGGCCTCGAGACCCTGGCCACCGCCCTCTCCGAAGACCCCGAGACCCTGGAGGAGGTGCACGAACCTTTCCTGATTCAACTCGGCTTGCTCAAACGCACCCCCCGGGGCCGCCAGGCCACCGAGCGGGCCTACGCCCACTTTGGCTATCCCCTGCCCGAGCAGAGCCGCCTGCTGGAGTAG
- a CDS encoding response regulator, with protein sequence MIRARLDEIELGDLLRALEGNRKSAIIRVSCPKLQGRIHIREGKIAYIQTHPGPHLGEYLVRFDYLTLEQVQELVKYQAQENPGTPLGLLALQQKMIREDELNDVLRAQTLEALATILGQQEGELLAEPPPVDASQVLLPGVTDTSTILMEALRRLDEWKRGTVDPEAVLQLAGDPTRHVLPPDAWTVLEALDGVKRARSVALECDLPEEQVYHLLYELKSRGILAEADVRPHDPLLMVLSDSNLIRRLLLVTLERHRYRVMLSPDLESAKRILAHHRLDGVLLEGTDLPDKVRQLRALPNGRFLPIWLICEQPPRGLWVRNARVTHIPKPFGEEDLLEALSAIKRPI encoded by the coding sequence GTGATACGGGCCCGATTGGACGAAATTGAACTAGGAGACCTGTTGCGCGCCCTCGAGGGAAACCGCAAGAGCGCCATTATCCGTGTGAGTTGCCCTAAACTGCAGGGCCGGATCCATATCCGAGAGGGCAAAATTGCCTATATCCAGACCCACCCCGGCCCCCACCTGGGCGAATATCTGGTGCGTTTCGACTATCTAACTCTGGAGCAAGTACAAGAACTGGTCAAATACCAAGCGCAGGAGAACCCCGGCACCCCCCTGGGCCTTTTGGCGCTGCAGCAAAAAATGATTCGCGAGGATGAGCTCAACGACGTTTTGCGCGCGCAAACCCTCGAGGCCCTGGCCACCATCCTGGGCCAGCAAGAAGGCGAGCTACTGGCCGAACCCCCTCCGGTAGACGCCTCGCAGGTGCTGCTCCCCGGCGTCACCGACACCAGCACCATCCTGATGGAGGCCCTGCGCCGCCTGGACGAGTGGAAGCGGGGCACAGTAGACCCCGAAGCGGTGCTACAACTTGCGGGCGACCCCACCCGCCATGTCCTGCCACCCGACGCCTGGACGGTGCTGGAGGCTCTGGACGGGGTTAAGCGGGCCCGCTCGGTCGCGCTGGAGTGCGACCTGCCCGAAGAACAGGTCTACCACCTGCTCTATGAACTTAAAAGCCGGGGCATTCTGGCCGAAGCCGACGTACGCCCCCACGACCCTCTGCTAATGGTCTTGAGCGACTCTAACCTGATCCGGCGGCTCTTGCTGGTTACGCTCGAGCGCCACCGCTACCGGGTCATGCTGTCCCCCGACCTGGAAAGCGCCAAACGCATTCTGGCGCACCACCGGCTGGATGGGGTATTGCTCGAGGGCACCGACTTACCGGACAAGGTACGCCAACTGCGGGCCTTGCCCAACGGGCGCTTTCTGCCCATCTGGTTGATTTGCGAGCAGCCTCCCCGGGGGCTTTGGGTCAGGAACGCCCGCGTTACTCACATCCCCAAACCCTTTGGCGAAGAGGACTTGCTGGAGGCCCTTTCGGCAATTAAGCGCCCCATCTAG
- a CDS encoding replication initiation factor domain-containing protein, protein MEITKHGLIVGFHTLTFTIQAPPDYVRYVAAGLVAPGHEDTAAWLPIGHGGRGYREIHLGPLGVKVYTLPVDGSDRCTLEIPGSAVDTISAEHLHDFATSLEQAGVRWWASRGDIYADHCPFTPKDLLGAFQRGDIRSVVKTTNARSWGWHQNGEGSTFTLGSRSSERYLRVYDARGYTRTELEFKGERARLVLREVLLSPPGEWAVRFLAHLRQFVDFVDASADTNISRAPLLAWWRAFVGGVEKAALHIAKPLPTLARVASWLRRQVAASVAMMEKADPYAFGDFLVNLLQTGREKLGPRHKLILAMNVPTATIAST, encoded by the coding sequence GTGGAGATTACAAAGCATGGTCTGATTGTTGGTTTCCACACGCTCACCTTCACGATTCAGGCTCCACCGGACTATGTGCGCTACGTGGCGGCGGGTCTCGTTGCACCAGGGCATGAGGATACGGCGGCCTGGCTACCTATCGGGCACGGTGGACGTGGCTACCGTGAGATACACCTGGGGCCGCTTGGGGTCAAGGTATACACGCTGCCAGTGGACGGCTCGGATCGCTGCACCCTGGAGATTCCCGGCTCGGCGGTGGATACCATCAGTGCTGAACACCTGCACGATTTTGCAACCTCCCTGGAGCAGGCCGGTGTCCGGTGGTGGGCCTCCCGTGGCGACATCTACGCCGACCACTGCCCATTCACTCCTAAGGACTTGCTGGGGGCCTTTCAGCGGGGTGACATTCGCTCGGTGGTCAAAACCACTAATGCCCGGAGCTGGGGCTGGCATCAGAACGGGGAGGGTTCGACTTTTACCCTGGGTTCTCGTTCCTCTGAACGTTACCTGCGGGTTTATGACGCTCGGGGCTACACTCGTACTGAGCTGGAGTTCAAGGGTGAGCGGGCTAGGTTAGTGCTGCGAGAAGTGTTGCTGAGTCCTCCTGGTGAGTGGGCGGTTCGGTTCTTGGCTCATCTACGTCAGTTCGTTGATTTTGTAGATGCTTCAGCCGATACCAACATCAGCCGTGCTCCCTTGCTGGCATGGTGGCGGGCCTTCGTGGGCGGGGTAGAGAAAGCGGCCCTGCACATTGCAAAGCCCCTCCCTACCCTGGCCCGGGTTGCGTCCTGGCTCCGGCGACAGGTGGCTGCGTCGGTAGCCATGATGGAAAAAGCCGACCCCTACGCCTTCGGCGATTTCCTGGTGAACCTCCTCCAAACGGGTAGGGAAAAGCTCGGGCCAAGACACAAACTTATCCTCGCCATGAATGTACCCACTGCAACCATAGCCTCAACTTGA
- a CDS encoding HNH endonuclease domain-containing protein produces MSSVQFSPAGKLIGTILRHDAKTASYKLALIRSINDVALGFPEFMASENKSSLAVPLKLLAEFWIAYYWPFVGNVHILQGRPQGSKQDVSFRKDLSALRIYWEKNNFGFSQSDGYYLVSEMRSFRRAQTYPPDLRLLYKNAKEAVLHAIRQPIRYAGQEEWSLFPKPRHWRQLKHRTNTVALPGTQEEDLCLQIDASLWGEFLQVSLWVEALCIHEWALFTERLTGINRGQVYEALTSRPDNRRPLTWERNQVELLMMEGHTFVCPWTGNELNTKNYDIDHLIPVSLYPINETWNLVPADRGFNQRVKRDKLPSDQRIEKLTFRLPQCYGLYELSELREPLRVDSNNRFGDLGSQEHFRFALSQAVGRLITAMKYSRNVAEF; encoded by the coding sequence ATGTCCTCTGTTCAGTTTTCTCCGGCTGGAAAGCTTATTGGAACAATTCTTAGACACGACGCTAAGACTGCAAGTTATAAACTTGCGTTGATTCGGAGCATTAATGACGTAGCTCTAGGATTTCCCGAGTTCATGGCTTCAGAGAACAAAAGCAGTTTGGCCGTTCCTTTGAAGCTTCTGGCTGAATTCTGGATAGCGTACTACTGGCCGTTTGTTGGTAATGTACACATCCTACAAGGTCGGCCTCAAGGCAGTAAACAAGATGTCTCATTTAGGAAAGACCTGAGTGCGCTACGGATTTACTGGGAAAAGAACAATTTTGGCTTTTCCCAATCAGATGGATATTACCTAGTATCCGAGATGCGTTCGTTCAGGAGAGCACAGACATATCCGCCGGATTTGCGATTGCTTTACAAGAATGCAAAAGAAGCAGTTCTACACGCTATTCGACAACCCATTCGTTATGCAGGGCAGGAGGAATGGTCTTTGTTCCCAAAGCCTAGGCATTGGAGGCAACTAAAGCACCGAACAAACACCGTTGCACTACCAGGAACCCAAGAGGAAGACCTTTGTCTTCAGATAGATGCAAGCTTGTGGGGTGAGTTCCTCCAGGTGTCTTTATGGGTAGAGGCACTTTGTATTCATGAGTGGGCTTTGTTTACAGAGCGACTTACCGGTATAAACCGGGGTCAGGTTTATGAAGCGCTCACAAGCCGACCTGACAACCGCAGGCCCCTGACTTGGGAACGAAACCAAGTTGAGCTGTTGATGATGGAAGGGCACACTTTTGTTTGTCCCTGGACAGGAAACGAACTGAACACAAAAAATTACGATATAGACCACTTGATTCCGGTTTCACTGTACCCGATTAACGAAACCTGGAATCTTGTTCCGGCAGACCGAGGATTCAATCAAAGAGTGAAAAGGGATAAACTGCCCAGTGACCAACGAATAGAGAAGCTAACCTTTCGGTTACCTCAATGCTATGGGCTTTATGAACTCTCAGAGTTGAGAGAGCCGCTCAGGGTGGACTCGAACAACAGGTTTGGAGACTTGGGCAGTCAGGAACACTTTCGCTTTGCATTATCCCAGGCTGTTGGAAGGTTAATAACTGCAATGAAGTATTCCAGAAACGTTGCTGAGTTTTGA
- a CDS encoding helix-turn-helix domain-containing protein, translating to MSAIHSSTSNLLPQKPVFSIREVMEILGVSRDTVEQELRSGRLACKRLGKRRVAIPFLALKTYLETFDQYELQEVKDALPWD from the coding sequence TTGTCAGCTATTCATAGTAGCACTTCAAACCTTCTTCCACAAAAGCCCGTTTTCTCCATCCGAGAGGTCATGGAGATACTAGGAGTCTCGCGCGATACGGTAGAGCAAGAACTTCGCTCAGGCCGCCTGGCATGCAAGCGGCTGGGAAAGCGGCGTGTTGCGATTCCCTTCTTAGCTCTCAAGACCTATCTGGAGACCTTCGATCAGTACGAGCTGCAAGAGGTAAAGGATGCCCTCCCCTGGGACTAA
- a CDS encoding DUF4007 family protein, translating into MTTQQALLSSPTSPERFGFAGHETFPFRYGWLKKAVDAVTSDAMLLSSDQALVELGVGKNMVQSIRHWGLATQVLQEGQGRSLEVSRIGALLFGEWDPYLEDPASFHTYH; encoded by the coding sequence ATGACCACCCAGCAAGCTCTGCTTAGTAGCCCTACTTCTCCTGAACGCTTTGGATTTGCGGGTCACGAAACCTTCCCCTTTCGCTATGGCTGGCTCAAGAAGGCTGTGGATGCAGTGACCAGCGATGCAATGTTGCTTAGCTCTGATCAGGCTCTGGTGGAGCTGGGGGTGGGGAAGAACATGGTGCAAAGCATTCGCCACTGGGGGCTGGCCACTCAGGTTCTGCAAGAGGGTCAGGGTCGCAGCCTCGAGGTCTCTCGCATAGGTGCGCTGCTCTTTGGGGAATGGGATCCCTACTTGGAAGACCCCGCCTCATTTCACACCTATCATTGA
- a CDS encoding site-specific integrase, with protein MVGYRNGRPLRKSVYGRTKQEYWEKALQLLNQSPLALLANADKVTLKRWLERFIRDKAPEVRQNTLENYQQYFRYIVADLGGILLTEIKSAHIDFLLRSLAERNLSPSVRKHVYHFLKKALRKAYQLDIIPANPADKLDAPKGGTVRTTSAWTPSEVKRVLAAAEGTRWYAPIRFAITTGVRPGELFALQYGDIQGSKVKISRTLLAAGPTPVFGKPKTKSSERVFHLDAGTLAVLEQYRYLVEEERALAGSRWRDFALVFPSSLGTPVSINNFRRALRSLAEAAQVPYRTPHELRHTHITLIRRKADVKLVSRKAGHADTVLTDKVYNHPEDDDLKAVALPLERAFGG; from the coding sequence GTGGTGGGCTACCGTAATGGACGCCCTCTGCGGAAGTCAGTCTATGGCAGGACAAAGCAGGAGTATTGGGAGAAAGCCCTACAACTTCTCAACCAGTCTCCTTTGGCCCTACTGGCAAACGCTGATAAAGTCACACTCAAGCGTTGGCTGGAGCGCTTCATTCGAGATAAGGCTCCTGAGGTACGCCAAAACACCCTTGAGAACTACCAGCAGTACTTTCGGTACATTGTTGCTGACCTTGGCGGCATTCTCCTGACTGAAATCAAGAGCGCTCACATAGACTTTCTACTGCGAAGCCTGGCGGAGCGCAATTTGTCCCCTTCGGTACGGAAGCATGTTTATCACTTCCTCAAAAAAGCGCTTCGCAAAGCCTATCAACTAGACATTATTCCGGCTAATCCAGCCGACAAACTCGATGCGCCTAAGGGTGGAACTGTCCGCACCACAAGCGCCTGGACGCCCTCCGAGGTCAAGCGTGTGCTGGCGGCTGCTGAGGGTACGCGCTGGTATGCGCCCATCCGCTTTGCCATCACAACCGGGGTACGCCCTGGGGAACTCTTTGCGCTCCAGTACGGCGATATTCAAGGCTCCAAGGTAAAGATTAGCCGCACCCTCTTGGCTGCTGGCCCTACACCTGTCTTTGGAAAACCCAAGACCAAAAGCAGTGAACGAGTGTTTCACCTTGATGCCGGAACTCTTGCCGTCCTTGAACAGTACCGCTACTTGGTCGAAGAAGAGAGGGCCTTGGCGGGTTCCAGGTGGAGGGATTTTGCCCTGGTTTTTCCCTCCTCGCTTGGAACCCCGGTCTCAATCAACAACTTTAGACGTGCCCTACGGTCTCTCGCGGAGGCTGCTCAGGTTCCCTATCGTACTCCGCACGAGCTACGCCACACTCACATCACGCTGATTCGCCGGAAAGCGGACGTAAAGCTGGTTTCCCGCAAGGCAGGGCATGCCGACACAGTTCTCACCGATAAGGTCTACAACCACCCTGAGGATGATGACCTAAAAGCTGTTGCACTCCCTCTGGAACGAGCTTTTGGGGGATGA
- a CDS encoding cysteine desulfurase family protein — protein MKLWIFLVEYLGNPSSSLHPLGRNAADAVEQARSQVAQLIGAKPGEIVFTSGATESNNLAIFGVAAAYKGPRRRLVTSPIEHKAVLEPMRRLSQEGFELVYLPVDSKGRVDLEAAQRLIDQRTLLVSVQAANNEIGTLQPMGQIAALAKEAGAFVHCDAAQAVGKVPVDVGAWGVDLLSLSAHKIYGPKGVGALYIRQDLKKSLPRPQVLGGGQEWGLRSGTLNVPGIVGLGAACAIAEATLDEEARRIATMRDAFEQGLSSRIPGICFNGDLDCRLPGNSSISFPDVEADALILNLPDIALSMGSACNSGALEPSYVLTAIGLSREQAYSTVRVGWGRFNSLAEVTFAIDRICSGYERLRAENPAAHKLS, from the coding sequence TTGAAATTGTGGATTTTTCTTGTTGAATATCTAGGCAACCCCTCGAGCAGCCTCCATCCTTTGGGGCGCAACGCTGCTGATGCCGTAGAGCAGGCCCGTAGCCAGGTGGCCCAGCTTATTGGAGCCAAACCCGGTGAAATTGTGTTCACCAGCGGTGCTACCGAGAGCAACAACCTTGCTATTTTTGGTGTAGCTGCGGCATACAAGGGCCCTCGTAGGCGCTTGGTGACTTCTCCCATCGAGCACAAAGCCGTGCTCGAGCCCATGCGGAGGCTTTCCCAAGAGGGTTTCGAGCTGGTGTATCTGCCAGTTGATTCAAAAGGAAGGGTTGATCTCGAGGCTGCCCAGCGCCTCATTGACCAACGCACCCTCCTTGTTTCGGTGCAGGCGGCCAACAACGAAATAGGTACCCTGCAACCGATGGGCCAGATCGCAGCGTTGGCAAAAGAAGCCGGAGCATTCGTTCATTGCGATGCTGCACAGGCGGTGGGCAAAGTGCCGGTGGATGTGGGGGCCTGGGGAGTGGATTTGCTGTCCCTTAGCGCTCACAAAATCTACGGCCCCAAGGGTGTGGGAGCCCTGTACATTCGGCAAGACTTGAAGAAGTCCCTCCCTAGGCCACAGGTACTCGGTGGGGGTCAGGAGTGGGGTTTGCGCTCGGGAACCCTCAACGTGCCGGGGATTGTCGGGCTTGGGGCTGCATGTGCGATTGCCGAGGCTACCCTGGACGAAGAAGCCCGTCGAATTGCCACCATGCGCGATGCCTTTGAGCAGGGCCTGAGTTCCAGAATACCCGGCATTTGTTTCAATGGCGACTTGGATTGCCGTTTGCCGGGCAACAGTAGCATCAGCTTTCCTGATGTGGAAGCCGATGCCTTGATTTTGAACCTACCGGACATTGCCTTAAGCATGGGCTCAGCCTGCAATTCAGGTGCCCTCGAGCCCTCCTATGTTCTAACTGCCATAGGCCTATCCAGAGAACAGGCTTACAGTACGGTGCGGGTTGGCTGGGGCCGGTTTAATAGTTTGGCTGAGGTGACCTTTGCAATAGATCGGATTTGTAGCGGCTATGAGCGGCTCAGGGCTGAGAATCCAGCAGCCCACAAGCTTTCATAA
- a CDS encoding AAA family ATPase — MSTPVCLYLLDEPHVRASNERLELTPSRPTLLLIYLACRGEWVSREALAALFWPDSSEEEARHNLRVVLHRARSLPWAMALEVAREQVRFSIPTDVAAFRRALGQAQWEQAVRLHQRPFLQGFPLQDVPTLEDWATLERESLLEAWQQAAQRHAEALQQAQQHAEASRLLAEVLRQNLLAEDVLQNYLRAAYLAGQREAALRLYERFAQELKQELGLEPMRATLELAQALRRSEPLRAAPPKALPRIPLEVLHPPRLVGREAEQTRLRASSALLVQGEPGVGKSRLLQEVFPQAPLLRSREGLENVPFYAVLEHLKANLDSLPELGPYREDLARLLPEVYPGFTPPPAEPGSAKARLLEALARALAPAGRLLFDDLQWADEGTLELLLYLHSRGQPWVGAYRTHEVGPALARVREALRGSGVEELALKPLKADSVQALLADLIGVEEGPPVFAGWLHGQTGGNPFFALETLKALFENGVLRAEGGRWHTDLDEVTRDYSELQIPPKVAEVIRRRVGRLSEPALRVVQAASVLGEGFSPRLLAGVTGLSEWAVLEGVEEAEQAGIVSGERFVHDVLKQGIYQGLAPTRCRALHIRVAERLEGHAKPQVVAEHWFKAGDIEQAIRLWRMAAQQLSELGLDEEALLLNQRALEHATDPHTAQELQIDIGINLFSVSQTEGAVRLWQKVLEESQDVQVQVRALIQLAAHNTLIGQMSQARQMLEKLRQICVFEDLTHQNQQEVLREEQRLAAREGHFKEALGLAQQRLRYYDPEVPSVHVASLLSEIGTFLVNLGQNQEALQFLERSLAMHRKIGSRDGLMQATGNLLYYWITVGEPERGLSLAEEALKLDADSRLSNTEALRNNVANAYARLGESARAIFHYEINGLQARNPIWKAAAWATLARLYHEAGRSQEVEDAVDRAIESIAHVEFDPPRALVLIAALRYGSAAQVQAAQNAIGSPKTQALPPHLQAQLERAQADYLARVRSSKT, encoded by the coding sequence ATGTCCACGCCTGTTTGCTTGTATCTGCTGGACGAGCCCCACGTGCGGGCAAGCAACGAGCGCCTCGAGCTCACCCCCTCGCGCCCAACCCTTCTCCTGATCTACCTGGCCTGCCGGGGAGAGTGGGTGAGCCGCGAGGCCTTAGCCGCCCTCTTCTGGCCCGACAGCTCCGAGGAGGAAGCCCGCCACAACCTACGGGTGGTGCTGCACCGGGCCAGGAGCCTACCCTGGGCTATGGCGTTGGAAGTGGCCCGCGAGCAGGTGCGCTTTAGCATCCCCACCGACGTGGCCGCCTTCCGCAGGGCGCTGGGCCAGGCCCAGTGGGAGCAGGCCGTGCGTCTACACCAACGGCCTTTCTTGCAGGGCTTCCCCTTACAGGACGTGCCCACCCTGGAAGACTGGGCCACCTTAGAGCGCGAGAGCCTGCTGGAAGCCTGGCAGCAGGCCGCCCAGCGCCATGCCGAGGCCCTCCAGCAAGCCCAGCAGCACGCCGAGGCCAGCCGTCTGCTGGCCGAGGTGCTGCGGCAGAACCTGCTGGCCGAAGACGTGTTACAGAACTACCTGCGAGCCGCCTATCTGGCGGGCCAGCGCGAGGCCGCCCTCAGGCTCTATGAGCGCTTTGCACAGGAGCTCAAGCAAGAGCTGGGCCTAGAGCCCATGCGGGCTACCCTGGAGCTGGCCCAGGCCTTGCGGCGGAGCGAGCCGCTCAGAGCGGCCCCACCAAAAGCACTCCCCAGGATTCCCCTCGAGGTGCTGCACCCGCCCCGCCTGGTAGGCCGCGAGGCCGAGCAAACCCGGCTGCGGGCGTCCTCGGCCCTGCTGGTGCAGGGGGAACCGGGGGTGGGGAAGTCCCGCTTGCTGCAAGAGGTCTTCCCTCAGGCCCCGCTCCTTAGGAGCCGCGAAGGGCTGGAAAACGTGCCTTTCTATGCGGTGCTGGAACACCTCAAGGCCAACCTGGACAGCCTCCCCGAGCTGGGCCCCTACCGTGAAGACCTGGCCCGGCTGCTGCCGGAGGTCTACCCCGGCTTCACCCCGCCCCCCGCCGAGCCTGGCAGCGCCAAAGCCAGGCTCCTGGAGGCCCTGGCCCGCGCCCTGGCCCCCGCCGGGCGGCTCTTGTTCGACGACCTGCAATGGGCCGACGAGGGCACGCTGGAACTTTTGCTGTACCTGCACAGCCGGGGCCAGCCCTGGGTGGGGGCCTACCGCACCCATGAGGTGGGGCCGGCCCTGGCCAGGGTACGGGAGGCCCTGCGCGGAAGCGGGGTAGAGGAGCTGGCCCTAAAGCCGCTGAAAGCCGATTCCGTACAGGCTCTGCTGGCCGACCTGATTGGGGTGGAGGAGGGGCCCCCGGTCTTCGCGGGCTGGCTGCACGGCCAGACCGGCGGCAACCCCTTTTTTGCCCTCGAGACCCTCAAGGCCCTTTTCGAAAACGGGGTGCTGCGGGCCGAGGGGGGCCGGTGGCACACCGACCTCGACGAGGTGACCCGCGACTACAGCGAGCTGCAAATTCCCCCCAAAGTAGCCGAGGTGATCCGTCGCCGGGTGGGCCGCCTCTCTGAGCCCGCCCTGCGGGTGGTGCAGGCCGCCAGCGTGCTGGGCGAAGGCTTCAGCCCCAGGCTGCTGGCCGGGGTGACCGGGCTTTCGGAGTGGGCGGTGCTGGAAGGGGTGGAGGAGGCCGAGCAGGCCGGGATTGTTAGCGGGGAAAGGTTTGTTCACGATGTGCTCAAGCAGGGCATCTACCAGGGCCTGGCTCCGACCCGGTGCAGGGCATTACACATACGGGTGGCCGAGCGGCTCGAGGGCCACGCAAAGCCCCAGGTGGTGGCCGAACACTGGTTCAAGGCAGGGGATATTGAGCAGGCAATACGACTCTGGCGTATGGCGGCCCAGCAACTTTCCGAGCTGGGTCTTGACGAAGAGGCGCTGCTCCTGAACCAGCGTGCCCTGGAGCACGCTACTGATCCTCACACGGCCCAGGAACTTCAGATTGACATTGGGATTAACCTATTCAGTGTATCCCAAACAGAAGGCGCTGTTCGCTTATGGCAGAAGGTTCTTGAGGAAAGTCAGGATGTGCAGGTACAGGTGCGGGCCCTAATTCAGCTAGCCGCGCACAATACCCTGATTGGCCAGATGAGCCAGGCCAGACAGATGCTTGAGAAGCTACGCCAGATCTGCGTTTTTGAAGACCTCACCCACCAAAACCAGCAAGAGGTTTTGCGTGAAGAACAACGCCTGGCTGCAAGAGAAGGCCACTTCAAGGAGGCTTTGGGTTTAGCCCAACAACGCCTGCGGTACTACGACCCGGAGGTTCCTTCGGTGCATGTTGCCTCGCTACTCTCGGAGATAGGTACCTTTCTGGTTAACCTGGGACAAAATCAAGAAGCCCTTCAGTTCCTCGAGCGCTCCCTGGCCATGCACCGAAAAATTGGCAGTCGAGATGGGCTGATGCAGGCCACTGGGAATCTGCTGTACTACTGGATCACAGTGGGTGAACCTGAAAGAGGACTTTCCCTTGCTGAGGAAGCCCTGAAACTGGATGCAGACAGCAGATTATCCAACACCGAGGCGCTACGAAACAACGTAGCCAATGCCTACGCCCGGCTGGGGGAATCTGCCAGGGCTATCTTTCACTACGAGATCAACGGGCTTCAGGCGAGAAACCCTATCTGGAAAGCCGCTGCCTGGGCTACCCTAGCCCGTTTGTATCACGAAGCTGGGCGCAGCCAGGAGGTAGAGGACGCAGTGGACAGGGCCATCGAGAGCATCGCTCACGTCGAGTTTGACCCCCCCCGTGCCCTAGTGCTGATTGCTGCACTCCGCTACGGCTCAGCAGCACAGGTTCAGGCCGCACAAAATGCCATCGGTTCACCCAAAACCCAAGCGCTCCCCCCCCACCTACAGGCTCAGCTCGAGCGGGCCCAGGCCGACTACCTGGCTCGAGTCCGGTCATCCAAGACCTGA